The genomic window CCTCTTACTTATGCAACAGGAGCAGGAGCAGAAAGCCGTCAGTCTCTAGGGACTGCCACTGCAGGAGGAATGCTTTCGGCTACATTGTTGTTGATATTCTTCGTTCCTGTATTTTATATAAAAATTATGGGAGCTGGTGAGAAACTAAGCAAAAGATCAAAAAAATCAAAAGTTAGTGAAGACAGTGTGTAAACTAATATAAAAAATCAGGCAGCTTATTTTTCGCTGCCTGATTTTTTACTAAACAAATTTGTGCAAAAAAAATTATATTTTAAACTGACATTTTTTACACAGATCCTCTATAGCTCTGTTTTCAGAAAAACCGTTGTAAATAGCTTTGGATCTGTCACTTCCAATTATATCACTGAAACTATTTTCAAAAATATTTCCTAGGCCTATAATCCCCTCCCCGTCAAGACAGCAAGGCACTACTGTACCGTCAACTAAGATAGCAGTATGACTTCTCATGCCGTAACAGAATCCATTTGCATTTTCATAAGATTCATCTGTATCGGGCCATTTAAATTCATAGTCAGAGTTCAGGTAGAGTCTGTCGCAGATTTTAATTCCCTTCCCAAGAGTTAGGACATCGCTAATCTTATAATCTAGCTTGAACTCTTTTTCTAATATTCCGAGAATCTCATTGTTCCCTCTCTGAGCTTCATCTCTATTCTCTTTATTGAAGTTCCAAAGCCTAAGAGATATTAAGATACCTGTTTCTTCAAGAACTTTTTTAGAAAATGATAAGATATTTTCGATATAGCTATTTTTATGAATTTTTTCCGGTTTTCCACCGAAGCTGTGTAGGGAAAAATTTATCTGCCGTAAGGCAGGTTTCATTAAGATTTTGTCCCCTATACTCCCTATAAATGATCCGTTAGTTGTGATATTCACCTTGAAACCTCTGCTGTGGGCGAGATCTAGAAACTCCCCTATATGTGGATGGAGAAGAGGCTCTCCCTTTACGTGGAGGTATATATAATCTGTAAAAGGTTTTATCTCCTTGAGAATTATCTCAAATGAACTGAGGCTCATATATTTCTGTTCTCTTTTACTTTTGGGGCAGAAATGACAGCTCAAGTTACAGATGTTTGTAATCTCCACATATATTTTTTTAAATT from uncultured Ilyobacter sp. includes these protein-coding regions:
- a CDS encoding radical SAM/SPASM domain-containing protein, producing the protein MKKFKKIYVEITNICNLSCHFCPKSKREQKYMSLSSFEIILKEIKPFTDYIYLHVKGEPLLHPHIGEFLDLAHSRGFKVNITTNGSFIGSIGDKILMKPALRQINFSLHSFGGKPEKIHKNSYIENILSFSKKVLEETGILISLRLWNFNKENRDEAQRGNNEILGILEKEFKLDYKISDVLTLGKGIKICDRLYLNSDYEFKWPDTDESYENANGFCYGMRSHTAILVDGTVVPCCLDGEGIIGLGNIFENSFSDIIGSDRSKAIYNGFSENRAIEDLCKKCQFKI